GATAAACCGCAGGGCGGGGCGAAAGATTTCGCGAGCTAGCGGTTTTGAATAGCCGCAAATATTGTCGGCCGGTCATGATGGGACTCATCATCCTTGTCTAGCCGACGATGTTGTAACGAACATGCTGAGAGCACAGAAACGGTTGATGTAGTACTTTAAAAGAAGCTTCTATCCGGTAGCATAGCTGTAGAATTCTGCATTCGAAACTGCGCAGCAGATTGTTCTAAAGACTTTACCATCCCAGTAAAATTTCCTATTTCGCCAAAATTGGTGTTGGCCGAAATTTTCAGCTTAGTACCATCAAACATTTTAAAAATCAGCCAATGAACACCTTTTGTTACCATATAACGGTAAGATGCCACTTTGGTAAATAAAACAGCATTCGCTTCCGTATTAGCCAGATTTTGCACTGTCAATTGGTCGGATTCTACCGAAACAAGTGCTGGGTATACCATCCGTTTTTTCAACAATCGAAACGCACTATAACCACTCCCAAACGCCACGGCCAAGCACCACAAAAACTGCCATTCATCGCCATGAATCAAATTTGTACCGACGAAATCGATAGCCACTGTAAGTAGAAACGCTCCTAAAATAATCAACCAGCCAGACTTGGTGCGATTACTTAATTTCAACTCGAATTGCTCTTCCATTTCGGTTGCTCAAAAGCTATTTATCCACCCCGGCCCCAAACAGCGCAAAGTCGTACTTCACCGGGTCCAGCGGGTCCAATTCGCGCAGGTTCGCGGTGAGTTCTTCGGCGGCTTCCCAGTCCACGAGCTTGCGGGTGAGCAGGCCCAGGGGGCGGGCCTGGCGCTCGACGTGCAGGTCGATGGGCATGATGAGGTCGGCGGGCGAGAGGCGCGTCCAGAGGCCGAAATCGACGCCGCGGTCGTCGCGGCGAACCAGCCAGCGCAGGTACATGTTCACGCGCTTGCAGGCCGACTTGCGGGCCGGCGTGGCTACGTGCTTGCGGGTGCGGGCCGGCGCATCGGGCAGGCTGAAGAAGCGGTTGTGGAAGTTCATCAGCCGCTCGCGCTGGGTGGCTCCGATGAGAAACGCCGTTTCCAGCGTGTCGTGCTGGCCGTACCAATCGCGCAGGAAGTGCACGAAGTACAGCAAGTCGGTGTCGCAAAACGTGCGGTGGCAGAAGCCGAGCAGCTTCTTCAGGTCCTCGTCGTGGTGCTGCGTCACGAACTGGTACGGCGCGTCGTCCATGCGGCGCAGCAGCTCGTTGCACTTGTTGATGATGGTGGGCCGCTGCCCCCAGGCCAGCAGCGCGGCAAATAGGGCCGCGATTTCCACGTCCTGCCGCTGGGTGAAGCGGTGCGGGATCTGAATCGGATCGTTCTGGATGAATTCCGGCCGGTTGTAACGGTCGTATTGGGCATCGAGTTGGTGCCGCAAGTGGGCCAGGTTTTTCAAAGCAGGGGCCCCAGCGGGGTGGGTAATTGAAAAGAAAGGAATAATGAGTCACGCCGATGCACGGACCAGGAAGCCGGCAGGGCCCCAAGGCACTCTATCGGCCTCCTGATCCGTGCACCGGGTAGTCGGCGAAAAGCCAGCCGCCCAGCCCGGGGCCCTGGCCGCTCAGGCTTCGGCCTGCGGCACTTGGTGCTGGGTGAGCAGGGCGGCTACGGCGGTGGGCGGGGTGGCGGCGGGCAGGCGGCGCAGGTCGAGGTAGTAGCAGGCGGCCTCGGTGGGGTACAGCAGCAGCCAATCGGGCCGCACCCACACGGCGCGGCGCAGGCTGGCCCACGGCACTTCGAAGTGCCCCAACGCGCTACGGCCGCACAGCGCGGCAGCGGTCAACTCGTAGTCGATGGGCGTGTGCATGGCCTCGCTGCCATTATAAGTGCGCCGCAGCAGGCGCCGCACCAGCAGCGGCCGCGCCGCGCCGTAGGCCAGGCCCACGGCCAGCAGCACCGGCGACGACCACGCGAAGGCCCCGTCGGGGGCCCGGCCCAGCAGCTGGCCCCCCACGCTGACGGCCAGCAGCGCCAGCGCCACGCCTAGTAGCCAATGGTTGCGCCGGGTGGCGGGCGAGTGCCACCACAGCCGCAGGTTCACGGCCACATACTCATCGGCCGAAGCCAGGACGCCGGATACTTGCGCAGGAAAGGCTTGGTTGCTCACCCCGGGGCCCTACGGAACGTAGCTGGTTTCCACACGGAAGCGCTGGTCGGTAGTGCCCAGCTTCTGCACGGCCCGGGGCGAAAGGCGCACCAGAATGTTGTTGTTCTCGCCGGTGTCGGGCAGCTTGCCGATAACACGCACGTATACCGACTGCCCGTTCATGCTGTTTTTTACCTGCATGATGGTGCCGACGGGGGCTGTTTTATGCAGGGCCAAGTACTTGTCGGTGCCGTTGTTGTCGATGCCGGCGGCCATGCCGCTGTCCGTTACGCGGCCCGCCAACTCGCTGGCCCGGGTGGGGGCCCGCTCGGTGGGGCGGTCAATTTCTTTGGGCGCTTCCTTATCGGCTAGCGTGGCGGGCGTTACGGTAGCTACCTGGGCGGGCTTGTCGGGCACGGGGGCCACGGTGGGCGCAGGCGTTTTAAGGGGCGGCGCGGCCAGGGCGGGCGCGGCGGCGGCTACGGCCGGGGCCCCCAGCAGCAGCTGCTGGCCCACGCGCACCCGGCCGTTGGCGGGCAGGCTGTTGAGCTTGATCAGCTCGTCGGGCGTAAGTTGAAAGCGGCGGGCGATGGCAAACAGCGTTTCGCCCCGGGCCACGGTGTAGCGGCCCGACGCGGGCACGGCGGCCGTACCCCCCGTTTTGGCCGCGCCAGCCACCAGTGCCGCGCTGGCAGTTGCATCGCCGGGCCCCAGCGGCCGCGGCACCAACACCACCTGCCCAATGCCCAGGCCGTTGGCCACCTGCGGGTTGGCCGCGGCGAGCTGAGCCACGCTCACGTGGTAGCGGCGCGAAAGGGCGGAGAGGGTTTCGCCAGCCCCTACACGGTGGCGCACAAAGCGTTGGCCGCCGCGCATTTCCACGCCAATAGAATCGGCCGGAGCCAAGGCCGGCCTGGGGTTAGGGGCCCCGGGCCCGTACAAAGTAGCTGCGAGCAGCAAAAAGAATCCAGTCATACAAAAAGTCGGCGTTGCGAAAGTCTTGCCAAACCCCGCCGTGGGGGCCGGCGCCTTGGCCGGCGTGGGCAAAATAACGAAAGAATACGCCTATCCCGCCCGCCGGCTGGGGCCCCGGGGCCCCAGCGCGGGCCAAAAGTGCGTTCTTTGGCCCACCCGTCCCCTTATCGCCCGCCCTTCTCCCCGCCCCGCATGGTCCTCGGCCTGATTCCCGCCCGCTACGCCTCCACCCGCCTGCCCGGCAAGCCTTTGGTCGATTTGGGAGGCGTCACCATGATCGAGCGCGTGGTGCGCCAGGCCCAGCAGGCACGCCTCGACCGCGTGGTGGTGGCCACCGACGACGCCCGGATTTTGGCCCACGTGCGCGGCTTCGGGGGCGAGGCCGTGCTCACGCGGCCCGACCACCCCAGCGGCACCGACCGCCTCTACGAGGCGTTCCAGCAATTGGGTAGCCCGGCCGAGGTGCGCGCCATCGTCAACATCCAGGGCGACGAGCCGTTCGTTCACCCAGCCCAAATCAACGCGCTGGTCGATTTTTTTGCTGATGAACGCACCGCGCCCGACATCGCCACGCTGGTGACGCCCGTGCGCAGCGACGAGGAATTGTTCAGCCCGCACTTGCCCAAAGTAGTGCTCAACCAGCGCCAGGAGGCCCTGTACTTCAGCCGCCACCCCCTCCCCTACCAGCGCGGGCGTGCGCCCGCCGAGTGGCTGGCCCACCACCGCTACCTGCGCCACTTGGGCCTGTACGCCTACCGGCCCGCCGTGCTGGCCCGTCTCACCCAGCTGCCCGTGTCGGCCCTCGAAGCGGCCGAGAGCCTGGAGCAGCTGCGCTGGCTGGAAGCCGGCTACGCCATCCGCTGCGCCGAAACCGAATTGGACGCCTTCGGCATCGACACGCCCGAAGACGTGGCCCGCGCCCGGCAGCGGCTGGCCGCTGGCACTTAGGGCCCTGAAAGGGCCCCCAGCGAGCTAGGCCTGGTCCTTGGCGCGGGCCACGGTGTCGTCCTCCTTGCTGGTTTGGCGGCGCTCCTGCTCCATCTCCCTAGACAGGAAGAAGTTCAGGGCCGTGCGGATGACGGCAATGGCCCCGAGCCGGCCAATCTGGTCCCAGCTTGGCGCAATGGATGTGGAGAGGATGTCGGCCCCGAGCTGGAATTCGAGCGCCAGGGCCAAGTAGCGCGAGAGGGTGAGCCGGATAGCTGTAAAATCGGCCGTGCGCCGCGCCCATAGCGCCCGCACCAGCAGCCGCCCGGCCACGGCAATGCCCAGCGCGATGATGAGGGCCCCCACCAGCTCCACGCCCAATTTCAGCCATTGCACCGCGCTGATGACGTGGGCCTCGGCCTGGCCAAACAGGTTAGCGTTTTCGGAGAGCATAGGAAGGGAGATTTCAGCGTAAAAATTTGAGAATGGCCAGCGGCCGCCCAGGCGCCAGCTACGCGGCAGCCGGCCGCGCTACCCGCGCCAGCAGCCACACCGAGCCGCGTTGCAGCAGCACCAGCACTGCCACCAAGCCCACGGCCGGCCCGAACAGCAGCAAGTTGCCCTCGCCCGTGCCGGCCCGAAACGCGAAGTTGAGCGCCGTGGCCACCGCCGGCGGGTGCATGGCGTCGGCAGTCACCATCAGCCCGATGGTGAGCACCAGGGCCCCGGCCGCAGCTGCGTAGGCGGGCCCCAGCGCCGCCGCCCCCAACTGGCTGATGGCCAGGTTACGTACGCTGTTGGTGCGGTGGCGGGGGTCGAGGTAAATCAGAAACGCGCTGGACGCCAGCGAGGCGAACAGCAGCTGCTGGTTGCTGAGCAGCTTCAGCAGCCACAGTAAAAGCAGCACGGTGGCGGTGGGCAGCAAGGCCAGCAGCAGCTCGGCGCGCCCGGCCAGGCGCGGGCGGCCGCCTAGGGGCCCCAGCGGCGCCGGCACTGGGGGCCCCGGCAGCGGGCCGGTGGGCGGGGCATCAGCCACCGATTTTCTTGGCTTTGTAGCCAGTTTGCACCAGCAGGGCCAGGATTTTCTCGCGGAAGTCGCCCTGCACCAAAATTTCGCCGTCTTTGGCACTGCCGCCGCCGCCGCACTTGGTTTTTAGGAGCTTAGCCAGCGCCTGCAGGTCATCGTCGGTGCCCACAAAGCCGGTGATGAGCGTGACCTGCTTGCCGCCGCGCTGCTTTTTGTCGAGCTGCACGCGCAGCTGCTGCTGTTGGGGCGGCAGCGTGGCAGCCGCCGCGTTCAGGTCGGCCGACTGGTACGAGAAGTCGGGGTTGGTGGAGTACACCACCCCGGCGCGGTTGTCTTTCTTCATGGCAAAGGACTTATAATCAACGCTTGCAAAGAGCCGCCGGGGGCCCTACACGGCCACGGCCAGCGCCAGCGGCAGCAGCTCTACGGCAAATTCGGTGGCGTGGCCCAGGTAGTCGCCATCGACGTGGAAGCCCAGCGGGGCCCCGGCGCGCACGTGCGCGTGGGCGGTGTGGAAGTATTCAGCGGCGCGGGTTTCGGGCAGGTTGCCCAGCGCCATGGCCAGGCTCACGCGGACGGCGCGCACCACGGGCAGGGCATCAATCAGGCACACGTCGAGCAGGCCGTCGCGCAGGTCGGCGCGGGGCGCGATGAACACGTCGTTGCCGTACTGCGAGGCGTTGGCGAAGGCCAGCACGTAGCAGTCGGTGGCCCGGCGCTGGCCGTTCATCTCCACTTCCACGGGCACGGGCCGGTAGCGGCGGTATTCGCGCAGCGTCACGCGCAGGTAGGTGCTCAGGCCCCGCGAGCCGGCCCGCGCGAAGTGCTGGGCCACGTGCGCATCGAAGCCCAGCCCCGCCGTGCAGAAAAACGGGTGCCCGTTGAGGCGCCCCACGTCGATGCGGCTAAGGGTGGGCGCGGCCAGCCGGCGCAGGGCCCCGGGCAACCCCAGGGGCACCTTTAAGTGGCGCGCTAGGCCGTTGCCCGAGCCCTGGGGCACGATGCCCAGCGCGGCGGCCGTGCCCAGCAAGCCACGGCCCACTTCGTTCACGGTGCCATCGCCGCCCACAGCCGCCACTACGGCAAAGCCTTCAGCAGCCGCGGCACGGGCCAGCTCCACGGCGTGGCCGGGGCCCTCGGTGTGCCGCACCACGTACGCAGCGGCGGGGTTAGCGCCCCCGAAGTGCCGGGCGATGAGCGCGGGCACGTCGCGGCGGCGGTTGGGCCCCGCGGTGGGGTTCAGAATAAAGCAGGTGTTGGACATGCGAGCAAACCAAGCGGGGCCCCGGGCCCCGCGCGACAAAAAAACCGCCCGCCTCCCCAAAGGAAGCGGGCGGCCCGAATTATTACGGCGCGAAACGTTAGCCGTTCATTTTCTCACCCAGCTGCTGGATCAGGTCCGCGGTGCGGGTCGAGTAGCCGGTTTCGTTGTCGTACCAGCCAATTACCTTGGCCAGCGTGCCGTTGGCCGAGGTCAGCTCCGAGTCGAAGATGCACGAGTGCGGGTTGCCCACGATGTCGATGCTTACGATTGGGTCGGTCACGTACTCGATGATGCCTTTCAGGGGGCCCTCCGCGGCGGCTTTCAGCGCGTCGTTGATTTCCTGCTTGGTCACCTCGCGCTTCAGAATCACGGTCAGGTCGGTCATCGAACCGTCCGGCACGGGCACGCGCATGGCCAAGCCATCCAGTTTGCCTTTCAGCTCGGGCAGCACCAAACCCACCGCTTTGGCGGCGCCAGTGCTGGTGGGGATGATGCTGTAGGCAGCGGCGCGGGCGCGGCGCAGGTCCTTGTGAGGCGCGTCCTGCAGGTTCTGGTCCGAGGTGTAAGCGTGTACCGTCGTGATGTAGCCCTTCTCGATGCCAAACGTGTCGTTCAGCACCTTAGCCATGGGCGCCAAGCAGTTGGTCGTGCAGCTAGCGTTCGAGATAATGGTTTCGTTGCCGGTCAGGGTGTCTTCGTTCACGCCAAGCACCACCGTCGGGATGTTTCCGGTAGCAGGCGCCGAAATCACCACTTTCTTGGCGCCAGCCGTGATGTGCTGGCCTGCGCCGGCCTCGTCCACAAAGCGGCCCGTGCTTTCAAGCACGATGTCCACGCCCATTTTGCCCCAGGGCAACAGCTTGGGGTCGCGCTCGGCGAGGGCCACAATGTGCTGGCCGTTCACGGTCAAGCTGTTGTCGTCGTAGCTCACCGTTCCGTCGAAACGGCCGTGCACCGAGTCGTACTTGAGCAGGTGGGCGAGGGTTTTGTTATCGGTGAGGTCGTTGATAGCGACGATTTCCACGTTGTCGCGGCCCAACAGGGCCTTAAACGTGAGGCGGCCGATGCGGCCGAAGCCGTTGATGGCGACTTTGATTTTTGCCATTGGTAGCAAGAAAAAAAAAGGTGGCAAGCCGCCCCTTCGGCGGCTTGGTAAAACGCGGGGCGAAGATAGCAGGAAGCCCGGCGCCCAGCCACCAGCTTTTACAAAACCGAACTCCCGGGGGCTACTCCGCTCCCGTCCCACCCCCGAGTTCGCAATTTTTCGGTCTGAAAAACAAGCCAGTTACGTCTTAGCCAGCATTTTTTTTGCGCCCTCCCCTTGCCCAGCAAAATGACGCCCGTATCTTTGCACCACCAAAACAAAAAACGGTCCGTTCGTCTAGGGGTTAGGACAGTAGATTTTCATTCTACCAACAGGGGTTCGATTCCCCTACGGACTACAAAAAAGGCCCTCACAGCAATGTGAGGGCCTTTTTTATTATCTCCGTGTCAGTTTCCGTGTCAGTTTTTAGCCGACCAGGTACTTGGCCACGGTGCTGGGCGACATCTTCAGGGCCCGGCTGATGGCCTGATTCGAGGCCCCGTCGGCCTTGAGTCGATGTAGTTGGTCGATTACCTCCTGGCCCTTGGTGGGGGCCCCAAGCTTCACGCCGGCTGCCCGCTTCTTATCTAGTGCTGCTTTGGTGTTCTCCCGAATCTTGATCAGGTCCTGGGCAGCAATGGTGGCCAGCATCGAGACGATGACGTCGCCGAAGGGCCCCAGCGAATCGAGGTACGGCTCGGTGAAGGATTTATAAGCCACGCCGTGGCTGGCCAGCTCCTTCAGGTACTTCAGCGTGGCCAGGGCCCCCTCGCGGCTGAAGCGGTCCAGGCGCCAGAACACCACCAAGTCGAACTTCTTCTGGTAGGCTTCGAGCAACAGGGCCTTGAACTCGGCGCGGTCGGCGCTGCCCCCAGACTCTTCGTCGGTAAACACTTTATAGAGGGTGCCGTGCTGCTCAGCGAAAGCCCGCAGCTGGTGCAGTTGGTTCTCGGTGTCCTGGCCCTTGGTCTTCGTTGACACGCGAGCGTAGATGGCGACTCGCATATCTAACTGTTTTTAGCTAGGCTTTTGTCCTAAGTAGTATTCCTTAAGCGAAGCAATTATTGGGTCAAATACAGGTTTTACGGTATTGAAAGCGTGAAGGAACGCGATTGTTTCTTCGTATATTTTCCCGTAATCTTCTAGTAGTTCTTTGGTTATTTTTATGGAAACTAATCCCTTCGATGTATCTAAATAGGTTATGTACCACTCATAAGTAGAAAGACGTCCAGGCTTAGGGGTAAGGCGCCTTTTACCTAACTCGTTAGGATATACAACTTTACTATTCACAAAACCCTCTGGAGCGACACATAATAAACGTAATTTTCCGTGAGTAAATATATTACGATAGCTCACAAAGCACTCTAGACTAGTACGAAGTGCTCGACTAAGCAAATGATTTGTCTCTTGGTCCCTTTTTACATAACTCACAACATTATTTTTTAGAGTCATAAAGTCTTTGGCACCTGGCACATTCAATTCTTCTTCAGTCTTACCTAATACAGTTTTATTAATTTTAAGAAATTGGCTGTTGATATACTCAGCATTGCTAACAAGATTAACTATTAGATTTCGTACATGAATGTACATATACACTACCTCAGGCGATATGGCTTCGCCTGGTACAGTCCAGACTATTGACTGACCGGTTGGCAAGAAGTCGCGGTTGTCGAAGGAGACCATTCCGAAGTTCGCATGCTGCTTAAGGCCCATGAAAGATTCAGTGTAGGTCATATCGAAGTCATTAAAAAAAGTTGCACTAGCGACAATCAGCTCCTTGGGGTCTATCAATGACATGAGTAGAAGGGTTAAAAGTATTTAGTCCAGATACCGAAAGGCTATCCGCGAACACAATATAGACCATCCAATATACGGTCGTATTTTGGAGGGGAACCGACCCCACGCAAACGGCTCGGAAACGCAGGTTTTCCGGGCCGTTTTTCTACACCGTTTTTTGGAGGCCTCAACTGACCGCCCGGCGGCTGCGGATGGCCGAGTTCTGGCGCACCTGCTTGTTCTCGTCGAGGCCGGCCTGCGTGTCGCGCAGGTTCAGGTTCACGTGCAGGTTTTGCTGCCAAGTTTTGACGTCGACCAGGGCTACACGGGCGAAGAGACGGAATATGCTGCTGCTGTGCACAACATTGACTTACAAGTCATTAAAAAACCAGAAGACCAGACCGGCTTCGTGTCGCTGCCCCGGCGCTGGGCGGTCGAACGCAGCTTCGCCTGGTGCAGCCGCTTTCGCCGGCTGGCCCGCGACCACGAACGGCTCAGCACCACCTTGCAGCAGCTCCATCTCGTTGTCTTCGCCTGTATCATACTCGCCAGAAACGCCAACAGTGCATAACAGGGCGCTGGTTGGGGCCGAAAACAGTTGAGTTAAGCAGCAAGGCAGTAGAATAGTACACTACAGCGCAAGCAGGCTGTTTTGCCCATTCGCGCGCCCTACTGGTATAATTCGGCCCTGCGGCTACTTTTTTACCACCAAATCCATGCCGCACTTCGGGCATTTACCGGGCTGGTCGGCCACTACTTCGGGGTGCATGGGGCAAGTGTACTGGGTAGCCATGCCAGCGGGGGCGGCAGTGCTGTCGGAAGCGGCTGCCGTGGTGGCGGGGGCAGTCGTGGTGGTTTCGTTGATGCGCTTGTTATCGGAGCAGCTGGTGGCGAAGGTGAGGCTGGCCAGGGCCAGGGTGTAGGTGAGAAACTTGTTCATGGGATTGAGAAAAATGAAAAAAGAGTAAGGCTGAGCCGCAGCCCGAAACGGGGTTGAAATAATTGGTTGAGGCACTACATGGCCATGCCGCTCATGTGGTCGTCGTCGGCTCCCTGGCGCAAGGTGAACTCGCTTTCCAGCAGATAGGCCCCGGTGGTCACCACCGTATCGCCGGCTTGTAGGCCCACGAGCACCGGCACCGCTATGGCGGTGACTTCGCCCAGGCGCACCCGCACCCGCCGAAACTGCCGCTCGCCGGTTTGCTTCCATACGTAGCTCATGGTCCCGTTGTGAATAATAGCGGCTGGTGGCACAAGAAGCGTCTTCTTAGCAGCAGCAGCAGTAACTAAAGCATCGGGGCGGGTATCGGGGGCCACTGGAAGGGCATCGAGTAGCACGTTGGCCTGGGCACCGGGCAGGAGGCGGCCGTTGGGGTTAGGCACCTCGATGCGGGCCAGCGTCAGTTGGCTGCTGCCGCTCAGTTCGGGGCTCAGAAACACGACTTTGCCCCGCACCGCCTTGGCCTGGCCCGCCACCTGCACGGCTACCGTCTGGCCGAGGGGCAACCGGTTGGCTTCGGCTGGGTAGAGCTGCGCTTCCACCCACACGCTACTTAAGTCCGTGAGGGTGAGAATGGAGAAACCTTCGGCCACGTACTGGCCCTGCACGACACCAAGGGTTTGCACCGTGCCCGAGCGGAGGCTATAGTAAGTTACCAGGGAGCTGGGCTTGCCGCTTTGGGCCAACTGCCGCAGCTGCGCCCCCGACACGCCGAGCAGCCGCAGCTTCTGAGCAGTGGCTTCGGCAAAGTAGCGGTAGGTAGGCTCGGCCACCTGCAGGTCCTGCGCCAAGGCCAGCAGGTACTCGCGCTGCAGGGTTTGCAGCTCCTCGCTATACACCGCAAACAGCGGCTCGCCCCGCCGCAGCTGCTGCCCGGTCTGGCGTACGTAGAGCTTCTCGACCCGGCCCGCCACCCGGCTGCTAATGCTTTCGGTGCGCCGGGCATTGGCCGTCACGGTGCCGGTCAGCACGGCCTGGGGCGCGGGCATATCGGTTTGGAGAATGCCGACGGTGGAAGCTGGACCAGCGCCCAGGGTCTGGACCTGTATGTTGCCCAGTGCCAGTTGCTGGGCACTGAGGATGAGGTCGTTGGTAGCTAAATTGGTGTCCGGCAGCTGGCTGATGGCCGGGCGGCTCGACATTTTTACCAGGTCCATACCGCAAATGGGGCAGCTGCCAGGCTGCTTTTCGCGCACCTGCGGGTGCATGGGGCAGGTATATACGGCTGAGGCCGACGCCGGCTTTTGGGCGGCAGGTGGCTGCACCGCCACCAGGTGCATGTGGCAGATAGGGCAGTCTCCCGGCGCATCGACATGGATTTGCGGGTGCATCGGGCAAGTATAGTAAGCCACTGACTTGGCAGTTTGGTCAGGGTCAGCCTGCTGACAGGCCGCCGCACTGAGCAGCAGTCCGGCCAGCAGCAGCGTCAGCCACGGCCGCCAGCGGGTTTGCCGAAGCTTTTTCTGGAGTAGCTTAATCATGGACGGGCGGGTTGACGGTGTTAGCTGAGGTTTGAATGAACCCTTCGCTATCGATGAGATACTGGCCATTGACAGCCACTTCTTCGGAGCCGGTGAGGCCGCGCAGCACCTGCGCTTGGGTGGCGGTGCGCTGGCCGACCTGCACGGCCACCGGCACAAACGTGGTACCGCGCCGCACGAAGGTCACCTGCCGGGTACCGAGGTCCACCACGGCGGCGCGGGGCAGCCATAAGCTCCCGGCCCCGGCCGTGGCAGCCGAGGGCACCAGCTGCCCGGTCAGGCGCTGGCCGCGCCGCAGCCGGCCCTGCGAATTGGGCAAGTACACCCGCACAGCCGCCACACTGGCCCCGGAACGGAACTCGGGCTCCACCAAATCGAGGCGAGCCGTACGGGGCGGCAGGCCGGTGCCTTCGGCCACCACGCGCAATTGCTGGCCGGGCCGCAGCCGGCCTAGCTCGGCCGACGTGGGCTGAAAAATACCCCACACTTGGTCGGTATTCACCACCTGAAACAGCGTCTGGCCGGTGCTCACGTAATCTCCTTCCGTTAGGATTAGCGCCTGGGGCTGCGCTGGGCCGGCCGCCGAATTGCCCGCCGGCCCATTTGGTGCGCCGGCACTCATGCCCGGCTCGGGGGGGGTGCTCACACCTCCGGTGGCGGCGGCAGGAATTGATGCGGCAGCCGCCAAGGTTTCCACCACGTAGCCATTGTAGGGGCTAAAAATGGCCACCCGATAGTTGGGCCGGCGGGTGCGGGCCAGGTCGCGCAACTGCTGGTCGGTGAGGCCCAACAGGCGCAGTTTCTGGCGGGCACCGCCCACCAGCGGCGCGTTGTCGGCATCGTTCTCCAGCACAAAAATCAACTCCTGCTCGGCGGTCACCAGCTCGGGGCTGTAGAGTTCGAGCAGCTTCTGTCCCCGCCGCACCGGCTGGTAGTTGAAGCGTACCGCCAGCCGCTCGATGCGCCCGCCGAAGCGCGCCGCTACCGCCCGGCTGCGGCGCGGGTCGTAGTCCACCACGCCCGGCAGAGTGAGCGTATCGGCCGCCGCGCCCTCGGCTACGGGGCGCACCGTGGCCACGGCCGCCAGCACGGCCGCGTTGGGGGCCTGGCTCACTTGGTTTAGGTCGGCAGGAGTAGCCGCAGCGGCGGCATCATTATTCATCACTTTGGGCACCAGGTCCATGCCGCAGATGGGACACTGGCCGGGGGCGTCGCGCACAATCTGGGGGTGCATGGGGCAGGTGTACTGCATGGCCGCCGAGCTGGCCACCGGCTGGGCGGGGGCCTGCGACTCAGGGCCGTGGGACTGGCCGTGGCAGCTGGCCAGTAGCGTTAGCGCCAGCAGCCGGGCCAGCAGCCGGGCGGGCAAATAGCGGCGGGGACTATTGCTCAAGTTCCTGGTCATAGCGCACGTGGAGGGTCATCAATTCGTACTGGGCATCGAGATATTGCAGCCGGGCCATCAGCCAGGCATCGAGGGCTTCGACCACGGCAGGCAGTTGGGCGGTGTTCTGCTGATAGGTCAGTAGCGTGACCTGGTAGGTTTTGCGCAGGGCGGGTAGTACGC
This genomic stretch from Hymenobacter sp. PAMC 26628 harbors:
- a CDS encoding efflux RND transporter periplasmic adaptor subunit — its product is MIKLLQKKLRQTRWRPWLTLLLAGLLLSAAACQQADPDQTAKSVAYYTCPMHPQIHVDAPGDCPICHMHLVAVQPPAAQKPASASAVYTCPMHPQVREKQPGSCPICGMDLVKMSSRPAISQLPDTNLATNDLILSAQQLALGNIQVQTLGAGPASTVGILQTDMPAPQAVLTGTVTANARRTESISSRVAGRVEKLYVRQTGQQLRRGEPLFAVYSEELQTLQREYLLALAQDLQVAEPTYRYFAEATAQKLRLLGVSGAQLRQLAQSGKPSSLVTYYSLRSGTVQTLGVVQGQYVAEGFSILTLTDLSSVWVEAQLYPAEANRLPLGQTVAVQVAGQAKAVRGKVVFLSPELSGSSQLTLARIEVPNPNGRLLPGAQANVLLDALPVAPDTRPDALVTAAAAKKTLLVPPAAIIHNGTMSYVWKQTGERQFRRVRVRLGEVTAIAVPVLVGLQAGDTVVTTGAYLLESEFTLRQGADDDHMSGMAM
- a CDS encoding efflux RND transporter periplasmic adaptor subunit, producing MTRNLSNSPRRYLPARLLARLLALTLLASCHGQSHGPESQAPAQPVASSAAMQYTCPMHPQIVRDAPGQCPICGMDLVPKVMNNDAAAAATPADLNQVSQAPNAAVLAAVATVRPVAEGAAADTLTLPGVVDYDPRRSRAVAARFGGRIERLAVRFNYQPVRRGQKLLELYSPELVTAEQELIFVLENDADNAPLVGGARQKLRLLGLTDQQLRDLARTRRPNYRVAIFSPYNGYVVETLAAAASIPAAATGGVSTPPEPGMSAGAPNGPAGNSAAGPAQPQALILTEGDYVSTGQTLFQVVNTDQVWGIFQPTSAELGRLRPGQQLRVVAEGTGLPPRTARLDLVEPEFRSGASVAAVRVYLPNSQGRLRRGQRLTGQLVPSAATAGAGSLWLPRAAVVDLGTRQVTFVRRGTTFVPVAVQVGQRTATQAQVLRGLTGSEEVAVNGQYLIDSEGFIQTSANTVNPPVHD